The genomic DNA GTTTAAAGATCGTTACCATGGTAACCTACAGAATCCAGGTGGTTCCGCGGTGGTTCAGACCGGTAAACGTGACGTCACTGATGACTCAGGTGTCCCGCACGCCCGCGCGCCCGACAGCCGGTGCGGAAGTCCCTCCATTGTTACCGACACACCGGAGCCGCCGCCTCCCTTCCAGCGCTTTCACGGTTTACCGGGGACGGTTCGGGAACGCGGCGGGTGGTCGTGAAGTTTCCCCTCaccgggggggggcagagggctCTGACGTCTGAAACAGGAGCAGGGTCACTTTACACGCCCGTTCCGCTCCATCCGTGATCCCGGTACCGGAGACCGGAGACCGGAGCGCCGCGATGGAGGAGGAGATCCTCCCGGACCTGAGGGAGCTGGAGACGAAGGTGGGCAGGAAGACCCCGGAGAGTCTTCTGGAGTGGATCCGGGATGGCGCGGACCCGGAGGGGGGCTGGAGGACCGACGCGGCGGACGCGGCGGACGCGGCGCGGCGCGGCGCCGCCGCCAGCGGCAGCCTGACGGACAGACTGAACACCTTGAGGCGGGAGATGGTAAACATGTTCTCATGTCAGAtcatcaggtgtgtgtctgctctcAGGGGGGGTCTCCCCCCGTCTGATTCGGTACCGGGCGCCGCGCCGCGTCCGGACCGGCGCGTCAGACGTTACCGTAACCGGTGGAACCGGTTCCACGCTCCgtggacatttttcctctgAATGGAAGCGTCGCGTCTATTCGGGCCTCCTCGTTCTCACGGTTTACTCTGTGTCACGTGACCCCACCACACCTGAGGGAGCAGGAACGATCCCCCACAGCTGGCAGGATCATTcagatcagattagattagTAGATTAGATTAGTAGATTAGATTAGTAGATTAGATTAGTAGATTAGATTAGTAGATTAGATTAGTAGATTAGTAGATTAGAGAGGAGTTTCCAGCAGTTTGGAAACAGGAATCAGGATCTAAATACTTTGTTCACCCGTCAGTGAAACAGAAACGTGTTTAAACACAAAGTTCCTCCTCAATGGAAAGTAACCAATAGTCTCACATCACAGCTGTGTCTAATCCTGGCTGGATGCCCTATGTTCATCCTGAGGTGGGGGTGtcccttcctttcctccctcacccctgtcccccccccagAGGCTGCTGCGCTCTGCAGACGTGAGgatcctgctgcagctgctggccCTGAACGAGGGCATGGAGGCTCTGCGCTGGGCCCTGGAGGAGGACGCCAGCGCCCTCAACAGCCCCCGCAGCAGCTGGACGGGCAGCCTGAGCAGCCTGGGCGCCGCGGAGGAGCAGCGGGGCCTCACGTCCCCCGGCAGGTACGGCAGGGGCCCCCCGGGGGCCGCAAAGATGCAGTGAAGCGTCTGTGGGGGTTCAGTGTTTCTGGTGTTGCTCCACAGAGTCAGCCAGACGCCGTCGTTCACCGAATCCATTGGGGAGGAGTTTGCAGACCCCCCACCCTACACGGTCCACTGTGCTTTAAACACAAGCAGCCAGGAGTCCACGGAACCCCCCAGCCCACCGGCCCCCAACCCTGGAGCCACTCGTTTCACTGCAGGACGGCTCCATCGCACCTGGTCCAGCCCCGCCCGCTGGAGGCGGGGTGCTGATGGACCCAAACCCCAGTGGAGAGACACGTGTGCGGAGGCCCCCCCGGGCAGGCCGCACTCTGACGTCATCTTTAGAGCTCTGATGAGGTCAGGAAGGTCCAGGAGAGAAGCCAGAGacgcccccgcccccgccctcagcagccaatcagaggagatgCTCAGCTCCCAGGAGCATCTCAGGGCCAATCGGATCGACTCAGAGGCGCCGGGGGCCGGCGAGCCGCACAGACAGGGGTTGCTGTTCGCCTACGACACTCAGTGGTGCTGGGTGGACGCACACGATGATGTCATGCCTGTATGAGCTCACATGGGCACCATTTAAACGTGTGACACTGGTTTAAAACCAGCAACACTCCGGAACGCGGATTACCGGTCATGATGAGCTGAATGAACGTGTTGCTCTTCGTTCTCTGGCTGCTCTGGCTGGTTTGGAGttggacttttttctttttatggagGGAATTCTtaaaaattatgaataaaaaaaatgacatgatatGAAGGAATTTAGCAACATGAAGGAGTCTCTTAAAAAGTTATATCTAGAGATGTCACGACCCTGTCAGGTAAATGTTCTGGGTCTTAAGTTTTATGCTTTTAGCATTGGGTGCGGATTTTTTTTCAGCGGgatttctttgtttcatcttttgatTGCACTCAATTTTATAACTTATTGTATTTATGAGACAAAAATGGCAACCTTCTGCATAGTCCCCACATCATCACGCCCCATCAAAATCATgaagaaatgatgaaaaaattgTTATGGAATAAAAATCTTAATATATTTCTTGATTATAACGAAGAGgacatgtgtttgtatttgtgtattgGATAACCCCAATCCTCCCAAGTTTCTCCCCAGTCTTGGTGCCTATTCATACAGCAGATTCCTTCAAATTAAAGGGGTTATTTtggattaaatgaataaaagcatCATGTCAACATCTCTCAGAATATTTTTTCAGACCAAGTTTAGttacaaaaaacatttaggTATGACCTAAATATGAGGAGCACTGTCACAAAACCTAccataattataaatataaaatccaTGTcataaaaatagaacaaatttTCTGACACTTAATTTAAAGAAAGTATTTTTAATCCCTTAACAACCCGCAGAGAGGATGAATTCAGACCGCAGTTTCCTGCAGTTCCGCTACTCAGCCTGTAGATGGCGGTAAGGCGCCACTGAGCCAGTTTGTTGCCGCTGTGTGACATGAAGAAGACGCAGCAGGTAGGACGCGTAGGTAGCGGCgggtgacggtgtgtgtgtccgtccggtAGGAGGAGGGACGGGGTAATGGTCCACAAACCGGAGCAGGAACCATGGAAACCGGTTTTCTCCGCGGTCTCCTGTTCGTCGCCCTGACGGTTTGGAGCGGAGCGGACGGTAAGAGTCTCCGGTACCGGGGACCGAGTCCCGGAAGTCCGGGACACCGCTGCTAGCTTGTTTACTAATCAACACAacagtttcctccgtagaggcTAACGACGGAACCGGAACCCGCAGTGAcgtttaatgtttgtttgtttgtttgtttgtttgtttgtttaccctcTACCATCTCAGACATTAAACTGGAATCGGTTTCGGTTCGGATCCAGATTCtggtcatttttttcttcctgcttcaTTGAGAGACGAAGGAGAACTTTTTCCGGTGAACACCCGTGTGTTGGTCAGATAGCAACACGAACACACATTAATGTAGTTATATACAGGTACTGACATGAATATTAATATAAGTATCCATATAAAtccatatatttattaatataaatattaatataaatatataatataaatataaccaGGCATGGATTTGAACACCGTTAACAACTACCTGGATTCATAAACACTGATGGGGTCAAAGTTCATCCACACAGAGGTAGAAGAATGATGTCACTGGTTTATAGCTGAGACAAAGCAGATTCACATGCAGCCAAACATTATTGACTgtagtatttatttataacttATCATTTATGGTAAACGCGTGACATCACAGGATCAGTGGGTTAGAGGGTTCACTGGGTTTGTTAATGAGGTGAGGTTGAAATCGGCGTGTTTTCGAGGCCTGACACCTGCCCTACGTTGTCCAAACGCCTCGtttgtgtgaaacatttttctgaGCGTCCAGGTTTTGGGACGCGACCACACGTCCTCCTGGTTTAACGTGAATTCAGTCTGTTTTAACGTGTGTTTGGACTCGTCCTCCCCCCACAGACGTGACGTTTGTCTCGGAGCTCTCGTCCAAACCGGCCCAGAAGCTGTCCAAGTACGGTTGGTACGGCAACGTGAGGCTGCAGAGGTTCCACGTCCCGGAGGAGACGGCCGTCGCCCGCTGGCTGTTCACCGTCACCAAAGGCCACGCCTTCGACTGCGGGCGGCACAACGTCACCATGTGAGCTGTGGACCGccaggggcggggggggtcgCTTCCTCTGGTGTGACCTCACATcctgtctctcttcctgtctgtgcagCCACATTCGATGGGGGGCCCCCCCAGTCATCAACCCCACGGGGTCCAGGTTCCCCAACAACACACTCTACACCCCCAGTCTGTCTCTGACCCTCCCTGTGACATCACAAGGCTCCACCTCCTTCAACCTGTCCAATCCTGCTGCGGGGGTTTGGTTTGTCGCCGCCCACCTCCCTGAAGACGACGGGCGCATCGAGCAAAAGGTGTGAAGCGTTTGTTCTTTACTGCTTCAGTCTGGGGGggtcttcctctgatttgatTCTGTTACTCTGGTTGAACTGTGTTCAGATCTGTCTGCCATCCCATCAGTCTGTGTTTGCGTGTGATGAAGCGTGTTCTCTCTGAGCTGGCGTGACCCGACCGGTTCCACCGGAGCAGCCACATCGTTcccgtgtgtttaaacgtgttcaTCAGATGGTTTTAACCGTGTGTCGTCTGCCCCCCCAGGGCTTCCCCTCCTGCTCCTACTTCTTCCAGCCTCAGCTGTCCATCAGGAGAGCCGTGGACACGCCCACCTTACAGCAGGGCGTGACCCTCCAGCAGACCGCCGCCCCCGACAGCCCTGCACGCCTAAAGTATGATGTCATCACCCCCCctctgctcctccccctcccccacagtCACCTGACCTCAGGCGTCTCTCCTCAGGCTGTTCGTCCCAGAATTCACCTCTTCCCTCTCCGTCTCCGTGTCTGACTGTTGGTCGGGGGACGGCGTTGGCGTGGGGAACTGTTCCCTGGTCCTCCGGTTAGGCTCCGCCTCCCTGCAGGAGGAGCCAGTGAGCGTGAGCTGCTCAGGGATTGGCTGCTCCGCTGAAGTTGCCGCCCCACCGTGGGATGCCTGGTTACGTGTGAGCGTGGAGAGCAGCGGCAACGGGACCGCCGCCTTCAGCGTGACCGCCAACTACACAGGTGAGacacctgagacacaggtgacacgcctgagacacaggt from Antennarius striatus isolate MH-2024 chromosome 18, ASM4005453v1, whole genome shotgun sequence includes the following:
- the LOC137612581 gene encoding leucine rich adaptor protein 1-like translates to MEEEILPDLRELETKVGRKTPESLLEWIRDGADPEGGWRTDAADAADAARRGAAASGSLTDRLNTLRREMRLLRSADVRILLQLLALNEGMEALRWALEEDASALNSPRSSWTGSLSSLGAAEEQRGLTSPGRVSQTPSFTESIGEEFADPPPYTVHCALNTSSQESTEPPSPPAPNPGATRFTAGRLHRTWSSPARWRRGADGPKPQWRDTCAEAPPGRPHSDVIFRALMRSGRSRREARDAPAPALSSQSEEMLSSQEHLRANRIDSEAPGAGEPHRQGLLFAYDTQWCWVDAHDDVMPV